A region of the Candidatus Binatus sp. genome:
CTGATTGCCGGCGATAGCCTGCTGGTCATGAATTCACTGCTGGAAAAGGAAGGCATGGCTGGCCATGTGCAGATGGTCTACTTCGATCCGCCGTACGGCATCAGGTACGGTTCCAATTTTCAGCCCTTCGTGAATAAGCGCGATGTGAAGGACGGCAAGGATGAGGACCTCACGACAGAGCCCGAGATGGTGAAGGCTTTCCGGGACACTTGGGAACTGGGCATTCACTCCTACCTGACGTACCTGCGCGACCGCTTGAGGCTTGTTAGGGAGCTGCTTGCGGCATCCGGTTCGTGTTTCGTCCAGATAAGTGACGAGAACCTTCATTCCGTTCGTCAGGTCTGCGACGAGGTTTTTGGGCCTACCAACTTCTGTGGGCTGATAGCCTTTAGAACAACCGGCGGTCAAAGCACTTCACTTTTATCCACGTCCACCGATTTTCTCGTATGGTACGCAAAGGACAAAGTTGCCGCGCGTGATAAGTTTCGACAGCCGACACTGACGAAACAGGGAGGACGGGGCGGCAGCGGACAATATTCCTTGGTCGAGCCGCGCGATGGCAGCGCGGAACCCAGGCCTATGACGGCCGAAGAACTGGAGAAACTCGATCAAATACCTTCGAGCTTAAGAATACTGGCACATGACACTCTCTATTCTCAAGGGGCTCCGGGCGATCCGGCGGAGCGTTTCTTTGAATGGCGTGGCAGGCCCTTTGAGTGCCCGCCAAACACCCACTGGAAACCTGGGGTGAAATCGGGAGGAATGCAGCGCCTGGCTGATGCGAGACGATTGATGTTGGTAGGAAATACCCTCCGGTACAAACGGTATTTGGAAGACTATCCAGTCGTCGAGGTTGATAACGTTTGGAACGACACGGCCATAAGCGGTTTCGCGCGCAAGAAACAATACGTAGTAGAGACTAGCCCGAAGGTCATTGAGCGGTGCGTTGTAATGACGACGGACCCCGGCGACTTGGTGCTCGACATCACATGTGGCAGCGGCACAACGGCCGTTGTCGCCGAGCAGTGGGGCCGAAGATGGATCACATGCGACACATCGCGGGTAGCCCTCACTCTGGCCAAACAACGAGTGATGACGTCGGTCTTCGAATACTATCAATTGGCGAGACCTGACGAAGGCATAGGGAGCGGATTCCGCTACAAAACCGTTCCGCACGTAATGCTGAGTTCGATAGCAAACAATGAGCCTCCAGCAACAGAAATTCTTTACAACGAACCCTTACCGGATGGCAGCAAGGCTAGAGTAGCCGGCCCGTTCACAATTGAAGCTGTTCCGGCGCCGACCGTACGGTCGCTTGACGAAGTTGAAGAACCATCCATCATCGAGAACGCCGACAGCTCAGTCGTCCGCAGTGGGGCCACGCTTCGCCACGACGAATGGACAAGTGAGATCCTCCGAACCGGGGTGCGGGGAAAGGGCGGGCAACGCATTGAGTTCAGCCGGTTGGAGGTGTTGCCGGGAACACGTTACCTCAACGCCGACGCGGAAACGAAGGGGGAT
Encoded here:
- a CDS encoding site-specific DNA-methyltransferase, with product LIAGDSLLVMNSLLEKEGMAGHVQMVYFDPPYGIRYGSNFQPFVNKRDVKDGKDEDLTTEPEMVKAFRDTWELGIHSYLTYLRDRLRLVRELLAASGSCFVQISDENLHSVRQVCDEVFGPTNFCGLIAFRTTGGQSTSLLSTSTDFLVWYAKDKVAARDKFRQPTLTKQGGRGGSGQYSLVEPRDGSAEPRPMTAEELEKLDQIPSSLRILAHDTLYSQGAPGDPAERFFEWRGRPFECPPNTHWKPGVKSGGMQRLADARRLMLVGNTLRYKRYLEDYPVVEVDNVWNDTAISGFARKKQYVVETSPKVIERCVVMTTDPGDLVLDITCGSGTTAVVAEQWGRRWITCDTSRVALTLAKQRVMTSVFEYYQLARPDEGIGSGFRYKTVPHVMLSSIANNEPPATEILYNEPLPDGSKARVAGPFTIEAVPAPTVRSLDEVEEPSIIENADSSVVRSGATLRHDEWTSEILRTGVRGKGGQRIEFSRLEVLPGTRYLNADAETKGDKAQRVVVSFGPEHAPLEQRQVALALEEAQTLVPKPKIVLFAAFQFDPEASKDIDETNWPGVTLLKAQMNADLLTEDLKKKRSSNESFWLIGQPDVEVKKVKNGDSKGEFIVSVEGFDYYNTKTGTIESGGVEKIAMWLLDTDYDGRSLFPRQVFFPMAGESEGWAKLAKNLHAEIDEELIEAFRGTESLPLPAGKNKRVAVKIIDDRGIESLRILDLK